DNA from Acidobacteriota bacterium:
GAGGCGTAGACTTCCAGGCAACCGCGGTTTCCGCATGAACAGAGTTCACCGCGCTCATCAATTGTGGTATGACCGAACTCGCCGGCCAGATCTGCCGATCCGAGGTATATCTGGTCGTGGATATAAATTGCGGCGCCAATGCCCATTGAAACTACGACAAAAACAAAATTGGATAGTCCTTTTGCTCGCCCGAATTTCCTTTCAGCCAACGCCATGGTCCGCACGCTGTCTTCGACAACAACGGGAAGGCCGTATTTCGCCTGGATCCTTCGCTTCAGCGGGACGTTAGCCCACCCTCGAACCTTAGGCCAGAAGAGGACGTTACCGGTATGGCGGTCGATTACGCCTGATATGCCAATACCGATGCCCTTTACCAGAGAATCCGCCTCGAGCGCAACATCCAGCTCGCGGTTAATCAAATCAAAGACGTGTTGCTCGCCCTTCCAGCTTTCTGTAGGCAGTTTCTTATGGTATAGAACTTTGCCTGAAAGGTCAGTAACTACAACCCTGGTGTTGGCACGCCCTATGCGGATGCCGGCAACATGAGCAAGGTCGGGAACCACATGGAGCAGAACACGCCGGCGTCCGGCTCTGGAAGGGAAGCGCCCGCCTTCCTGCACCAAACCACGGCGTCGCAACTCGGCGACTAGTGTACCGATATAACTAGGAGCAAATCCGATTTTTTCCGCGAGGCCCTTTCGCGACGTATCCCTTTGAGAATAAATCGCTTCTAAAACGCAGAGGAGGTCAACCCTTTTCATTTAATCTGATTCCGCGGGTCGAGGAATAAAAAATCTTGATCAGGAACCACAATGTTTTAGTCGAAACCATGAACAAGATTCAGGCAGATAATAACCAGCTTTGAGGAGTTTTGGTCGAGAGCCCGTGTAGCATAGCCATCGAGGTGTGTCATAAAAGGACAATTCGGAGTTTACAGATTGATGCCGTCGGCTTAGCCCGAAAATTCTGCCTAAAAAGCAGGAATGATAGCATAAAATCATAAATTTCAATGGAGTTAATTCTTATAAGGACAAAGTAAATTGACCGGCGCAATGCTACTTTGTAGAAATGTGGCCGATCTCTCGCGCCGTGGTCCTAAGACGGAAATCAGCCATGACGTGTACTACTCACACCTCTCTAAAAGGGACGCTATCGGAGGGAGTTGCCGGTATTCAGTCCGCGAAACGCTCTGTCGTCGCATGTTTTCCTTTTATAGAGGCAATTTTCTGTCCGCAAATCTGGTGTGTAAGTGGTCTGGCGAATTGAACCGCTATCTTCAGGAAGAACGCTGACGCGGCGAGTGAAATTGGTTCTCCAATTTGCTCTGAAGGGCCGAACAGGGCACTCGGAATACGCATTCGGCTCCATAATAATGAAGACATCTGCAAGCGGGAGACGCTTATCGAGATTCTGAAGAGTTCGTTGATCCGCTGTCATGGTACGACCAAATTGCTGGTCCGAAAAGGAGCTTGGGTGAATAGGCGGCAGCTACTTCAGATTTTAGGTGTGGCGTCGGTCTCATGCGTAGCGAACAGGCGCCTCTGGCCACAAGCCAGAGCGGCATTCGCTGGGGATGCGCCTTTCCCCCAGTATGTCGATGTTGCCGGCCATGCTGGGCTGACAGCCAGGACCGTGCTGCATGGGGACCCCTCAAACGACTTCCTGTTGGCCACCACCGGAGGCGGCGTGGCGCTGATTGACTATGACAATGATGGTTGGCTCGACATTTTCGTGCTGAATAGTTGGGGTTTGCACGGGTTTGCTGAAGCTGAAGCGCCGACCAATCATCTCTACCACAATAATCGCGATGAAACTTTTACGGACGTCACAGAAAAGGCGGGCCTTATTCACCATGGCTGGAGCCAGGGCGTATGCGTCGGCGATTATGACAATGACGGCTATCTGGATCTCTTTGTGACCCAATATGGCAAGAATCTTCTTTACCACAATAACCAGGATGGCACATTCACGGAGGTCACCAGCCATTCCGGTTTGGCAGCCTCGCCGGATGCCTGGAATTCAGGGGCGGCTTTTCTGGATTACGACCGTGACGGACACCTCGATTTGTTTGTTTCTCACTACGTTGACTATCAATATGGGCTTGCTTTGTATGGCAGCAATCCGAATCTTGAAGAAACCCAATCGCCTGTTCTGTATGGTGTCGCAGGCTTGAAGGGGACTTTCAACACCTTGTACCACAACAATGGAGACGGTACTTTTACGGACGTATCAGCTAAGGCTGGGATTCTGAAGGCACGCCCTACTTATGGATTCACGCCGCTGGTCGCCGACTTTGACAACGATGGCTGGCCTGATATCTACGTTGCGAACGATTCCACGCCGAGCCTGCTTTTCAAGAATAACCACGATGGCACTTTTTCAGAGATGGGTCTGCTGGCCGGAGTTGCTTATAACAGCAATGGCCATACCCAGGCCGGCATGGGAGTTGATGCAGGCGATTACGACTGTGACGGAAGGCTCGACATTGTGAAAACGAATTTCTCGGATGAGCCCCCGGCCCTTTTTCATAACGACGGACAGGGATACTTCACCGATGTTACCGTTCAGGCCGGCCTTGCGGGAGCTGTGAAGGACGTGAAATGGGGAACTGCATTTTTTGATTTTGATAATGACGGTTTTCAGGACATCGTGATTGTTACGGGGCCGATTTATCCTCCCGGCGTAAACAACCATCACCCTATGGATCCCGAAAGCGGAAGAAGTCTTCTTTTCCGCAACCTGCGTAGCGGAAGGTTCGAGGACATCTCCGCAGAATCCGGCGTCGCTTTTACGGGATCCCGCTGTGGCCGCGGGCTAGCCGTTGGCGACCTCTTCCACACCGGCCAGCTTGATCTTGTAGTGAACAACATCAACGACCGGCCCTCTCTGCTTCGCAACCAGAGGCCTACATCGAATTCGTGGATGCTCATCAGGCTTGTCGGCGCCAAAACCAATAAATCTGCTATCGGTTCCCGAGTCATTGTAAGCACGGGAGCGCTGCGGTCAATGCAGGAAGTCAGAAGCGGCGGCAGCTTCTGTTCGCAAAATGATTTGCGATTGCACTTCGGCCTGGGACCGAACGTGCGCTCGGCGCGCGTGGAGGTGCGCTGGTTGAGCGGAAACACGCAGGTTCTGGAGGGCGTGCCAGCCAACCACCTGGTGACCATCGAGGAAGGCAGAGGGATAGTGGCACGAGAATCGTGGTAATTTGACGGATGTGCCGCGTCCGGGTGCGGAACTCGCATGGTTCCTGAAGCACGGTCCATCACCTCCTATGTTTTTGAATAGCTCAATCATCACTCTCCTGCCCTTTAAGAAGTTTTGCTTTCTTGCGGCGGCCGTTTTATTTTTTGTTTCAATGGCCTTTGGGCAAACGCGGAATCCATCCGCGCAGATCTCAGAACCGCAAGAATCCTTGCCCTACCGCCGGGCGCTAAATCTGTTGAAAATCCATAAAGCCCAGGAAGCGCTCGCCGTAATCCACACAGGGCTGGATAAAAATCCTTCTGACTGGAAGCTTTATGACTTACAGGGGCTTGCTGAGAGTTCAATGGGGCGCCCTGATCAGGCCGAAGCCAGCTTTCAAAAAGTTATTGAATTAGCTCCCAAACGCGCCTTGGGCTATGCCGATCTGGGCGTACTATTTCTTCAGATGGGAAAAGCAGGCGAGGCTGGCCGGCTGTTCAAGTTGGCGCTCGACCGGGAGCCGGGTAATTTCACAGCCCTGCTGGGGCTTGGCACAATTCTTCTTGGATCCAACCGGGCCGAAGAAGCAGCAGGAGTGTTAAAAAATGCGTGGAGCTCAAACCCTGCCAGTTTCCGGGCCGGGTACGAATACGCTTTGGCTCTACGCGAACTGAAGCGGCCGCAGGAGGGTCAAGAGGTCCTTTCGAAAACGGCCGCACCCGCCCAGGCCGAATTCGTCACAAAGTATTATGCCCTGTCAGGGGCCTTGGCTGAGGATCTGCAAAACTGGTCTGAGGCCGCCCGGGCCTATGCTCGCGCATACCGCTCAGGTCCCGGTGAAATCGGAATCTATTCGTCCTGGGTCCGTGCTGCCGTCAAGAGTAGAAATCCGGACGAGATTCGAGCACTTTCACCACCGCCTGCGGGGCTCTCCGTTCAGCAGCATTTATCACTGGGTACCGTGTTCTCATCCGCAGGGGCTTACAAGCAAGCCGTACCGGAGTTTAGCGCCGCATTGCAGGCGGACCCGGACAATGAGGCAGCGGCATACAACCTGGCGGTTTCCTACCAGCAGGCCGGTAATCCCCGGGAGGCGATTAGCGTCGTCCAGGCCGCCGTGCACCGGAAGCCTTCGGCGGAGCTCTATAACCTGCTGGGATCGCTCGAAGAGGGAAGCGGGGATTACGTTCAGGCTGCGCATGATTTGAGGCAGGCCGTGGACCTCAATCCGAAGAGTGAGGAATACTACTTCGACCTGGGAATTGAATACCTGTCGCATTACGCATTTCGGCCCGCACTCGATGTATTCGAAGTGGCCGACAGAAAATTTCCCGGCTCTCTCCGCGAAAAGGTGGGCCTGGGTTACGCAAATTATGGGCTGCACCAGTACTCCGAAGCAGAGAAGGCTTTTGTGGGCGCGCTGGAAATCAATCCTTCCGCTCCGGCTGCGGTTGCCGCCTGGAATACGCTCACTTCCTTTCTTACGCCCGACGAGTACCAGAAGATCAGCGGGCGCCTGCGCCAACTGGCTGAGGCAAACCCATCGAGCGCTGAAGCTCTTTATTACTGCGGCTTCAGTATATTTCAGTCCGGCCAGGGGATGGGCAAACCAGCCGATCTGACAACTGCCGAAGAATACCTGGAACGAGCTTTGAGCTTGAAGCCCGATTACGCTGTTGCGTATCTTGCATTGGGCACGATCTATGCGTCTCGAAATGATTTCGAAAAGGCGATTTCGCAGTTTTTGGAGGCCGTCAGGCTTGATCCTGAATCCGCGATGATCCATTATCAGCTAGGCCAGGCCTACCGCAAAACAGGGAAGCTGAAGCTTGCACAACAAGAGCTCGACCAATATTCTTCTCTGGCCCAGCAACAACAGTCACAGATGGCGCATTATCAGACTGAAATCAAGAAGTTTATTGTGTCGGAAACCCCCAGCAACCATAAATAAACGCATGGTGCAGCACGTGAGGATGCCCATCGCATTTCCTTAGGTGGAAGTAATCGCTGGATCCTGTAGATGCCGTTGCTTCTCAAGTGAACAAACAAACGACAAGCGCTACGATATGAGAGGGGCAGCGGCCTTAGATGAAGCACGCGACTCCTTTGATGATTGGCCGATACCAAGACGATATTAATTGGTATCATATTGACATCACATGATTTAGCTATTAATAATGACGCCTTTCAGATAGCGGATCCCACCGCCTCAACAATTAATTCTCATAAGCATTAATGATTGACAAAAGATCGGGCCGCTGTTATATTCGCGATCACTTCTTAAGTGATCGATTGAACCGGAATTCGGCAAGTCCAGGGCGAGGATGCTGAAGTGCAGGCCGCGCCTCCGCTGGAAGGGGACTACTGAAACCGGAAACGAAGCTGCAGTTGGGCGTCGGTGATGGGGCCTTTCGAAAACTCACAACGCGGGAGGGGCGTGCAATGAAACAGCGCGCAATTGAGGTGGGAAAATATCTTGCCATCATGGCATTTGTGGCTTTTTGGGGAGTCCCAGCCTTGAGGGCCCAGGTTGACAGAGGCGGAGTGGCGGGCACGATAAGAGACGCGAGTGGAGGAGTGGTACCTGGCGCGGCTGTGACCATCGTCAACGTCGGGACCCAACAGACAACCAGGCTGACGAGCGACAACTCTGGAAATTTTGTTGTGACGAATCTCCCCATCGGCAGATATACGGTCGCTTTCGAAAAACCCGGGTTCAAGCGAACGGTCCATAACAATGTCACGATCAGCGTGAACCAAACGGCGCGAGTCGACACGACTTTGCAGATCGGGCAGGTGACCCAGAGTGTGGAGGTTTCAGCGGCCCCGCCTCTGGTTCAAAGCGAGAGTTCATCCCTTGGCACGATTGAAACCGAGCGCCGCATTGTTGATCTGCCTCTAAACGGCCGGAACTTTATTGCCTTGGCATATCTGGGTCCGGGCGCTAATACCGCCCCACCGGGGGCCAACGTCAGCGGGGGAGTTTTCGAGGACGTGCGGGCCAATGAAGGGCTCACTGTAAACGGGCTTTCAGCTTCCCAGAATAATTTCCTGATGGATGGCGTAGACAACAATGAATGGGGTCTTGGGGGCGTGGTGGCCTTGCCGCCGCCAGATGCAATCCAGGAATTCAGGACCGAAGAAAACGCCATGAGCGCCGAGTTTGGACGGGGCGGCGCGGCAGTTAATATCGTGCTCAAGTCTGGAACGAACCAGCTTCATGGCGACTTTTGGGAATTTGTTCGAAACGACAAACTTGATGCGCGAAACTTTTTTGATGACACTCGGCCGGCATTTCGCCGGAACCAGTTCGGAGGGTCTGCGGGAGGCCCCATCATCAGGGACAAGCTCTTTATTTTCGGAGACTACCAGGGAACCCGCATCCGGCAGGGACAAACGTATCTCTCGACGGTCCCAACTCCGCTGGAGCGCAACGGCGATTTTTCTGAAATGGGCACGCCGATTTATGATCCCTACACCACGGACCCCAATACGGGCGCTCGGGCGCTCATCAATCCTTCCAATCCCTTCGTGATTCCTTCGAACCGCATTAACACAGTGGCCCAGAACGTGGTGAATCTCTACCCGGCGCCGAACCGGCCTGGCGTCGTAAACAATTACCTTTTGAATCCGAAGTACACTCAGAACGAAGATTCCACTGACATTAAAGTCGATTTTCCCTGGCGGGCGCAGGACCAGTTTTTTGGCCACTACACTTATGACGACGTGAGAGCTCGCACACCTGGTCCGCTGGGCGACATTGGGGGATCGGATTGCTGCCCAAGCAACGGAACCAATAAAGCTCAGAATGCGGCGATCGGATGGACCCATACTTTCAGCCCCACGATGCTGGCTGTGGTGACCGGAGCCTGGGAACGATATGTAGTGGAGGCCAACCCGCTGGAGTACGGCAAGAATCTTTCTGATCAGCTTGGCATCCCTGGAGCTAACCGCGGTGATCTCACGACTTCAGGTCTCACGCATTTCAGCATCGCCGGGTTTACAGGGCTGGGAGATTCGCTCTGGACGCCTGAATTCGCGGCCGAAAATATGGCCGATCTCTCGGGCGTTCTCACCAAGATGGTGGGGAAACACACCCTGAAGTTTGGGGTGAAATATATCAAGATGCAGCGGAATTTCTTCCAGCTTGAATCTTCGAAAGGATGGTACCAGTTCGACGGAGCTTATACCCAGGACCTGACAACGGGAAATGGCGGCAACGGGTTAGCCGACCTGCTTCTAGGGGTGCCAAGCTACAACGAAAGGGATGCCCTCCAGGGAAGGTTTCCGACTCGATATTGGAACCTTGACGAATTTGTTCAGGATGATTTCCGCGCCACACCGGACCTGACCATCAATTTAGGCCTGCGCTATTCAATTTTCTCGCCCGCTGCCGGGCGCATTGGGAACTTCGACTTCCAGCGGGCCATCGTTGTTAATGACCAGGGCGCTGGCCCCAACGCCGTTTCAGAACCCCACGCGGGGGTTGCGTTTGATTATGGAGATTGGGGGCCCCGTGTTGGCTTTGCGTGGACCCCTTTCGGCCATAAGACGACTGTCGTGAGGAGCGCCTTTGGCGTTTTCTACTCGCCTCAGGGAAACATCTTCGATGATCTGGGTCTGAACCCGCCATTTTTGGACTTCGCAAGCCATACTTTTGCAGCGAGCGCCATACCCACAGCCAGCCAGTTGGTCTCTTCCGGGTTTCCCTCAACCATCGTTTACCCTGACCCGCTGGATCCCTCGGGAACTTTGCGGGTCCAGGGCGGCAAGCGTTGGATGCCCAAAATCATGGAGTGGAATTTCACTCTCCAGCATCAACTTGGCCAGAATTGGGTGGCGCAAATCGGGTACGTGGCAACTCGAGGGTACCGGTTGTGGAATCACGAGAGTACCGATCTGAATTCGCCCTTTACCCCCCTCGATACCAACTT
Protein-coding regions in this window:
- a CDS encoding carboxypeptidase regulatory-like domain-containing protein, whose protein sequence is MKQRAIEVGKYLAIMAFVAFWGVPALRAQVDRGGVAGTIRDASGGVVPGAAVTIVNVGTQQTTRLTSDNSGNFVVTNLPIGRYTVAFEKPGFKRTVHNNVTISVNQTARVDTTLQIGQVTQSVEVSAAPPLVQSESSSLGTIETERRIVDLPLNGRNFIALAYLGPGANTAPPGANVSGGVFEDVRANEGLTVNGLSASQNNFLMDGVDNNEWGLGGVVALPPPDAIQEFRTEENAMSAEFGRGGAAVNIVLKSGTNQLHGDFWEFVRNDKLDARNFFDDTRPAFRRNQFGGSAGGPIIRDKLFIFGDYQGTRIRQGQTYLSTVPTPLERNGDFSEMGTPIYDPYTTDPNTGARALINPSNPFVIPSNRINTVAQNVVNLYPAPNRPGVVNNYLLNPKYTQNEDSTDIKVDFPWRAQDQFFGHYTYDDVRARTPGPLGDIGGSDCCPSNGTNKAQNAAIGWTHTFSPTMLAVVTGAWERYVVEANPLEYGKNLSDQLGIPGANRGDLTTSGLTHFSIAGFTGLGDSLWTPEFAAENMADLSGVLTKMVGKHTLKFGVKYIKMQRNFFQLESSKGWYQFDGAYTQDLTTGNGGNGLADLLLGVPSYNERDALQGRFPTRYWNLDEFVQDDFRATPDLTINLGLRYSIFSPAAGRIGNFDFQRAIVVNDQGAGPNAVSEPHAGVAFDYGDWGPRVGFAWTPFGHKTTVVRSAFGVFYSPQGNIFDDLGLNPPFLDFASHTFAASAIPTASQLVSSGFPSTIVYPDPLDPSGTLRVQGGKRWMPKIMEWNFTLQHQLGQNWVAQIGYVATRGYRLWNHESTDLNSPFTPLDTNFSDATGNMGRPYFNKLPNLGSLRPLDYAQLAMFYNSFQAKLEKRFASGLSLLTAYTYAKNLGTSDGYVSGNIQDPYHAEASRGPVSSDRTQQLSLSYLYDLPVGRGRHYMGNAGTFSNALLGGWEVSGITAIQTGLAITPGLSFDPTNTNSGSPRPDMIGSPRDFSFDTSTQAALGCSQPGKQTLDCFYNQAVFVLPPLAPGQVSAHVFGNTANGVLRGPDLVTFDFSTMKNFKFNERWTLQFRAEMFNIFNHPNFANPGTTVDVPGGASISSTIPDNQREIQFALKLIF
- a CDS encoding tetratricopeptide repeat protein → MFLNSSIITLLPFKKFCFLAAAVLFFVSMAFGQTRNPSAQISEPQESLPYRRALNLLKIHKAQEALAVIHTGLDKNPSDWKLYDLQGLAESSMGRPDQAEASFQKVIELAPKRALGYADLGVLFLQMGKAGEAGRLFKLALDREPGNFTALLGLGTILLGSNRAEEAAGVLKNAWSSNPASFRAGYEYALALRELKRPQEGQEVLSKTAAPAQAEFVTKYYALSGALAEDLQNWSEAARAYARAYRSGPGEIGIYSSWVRAAVKSRNPDEIRALSPPPAGLSVQQHLSLGTVFSSAGAYKQAVPEFSAALQADPDNEAAAYNLAVSYQQAGNPREAISVVQAAVHRKPSAELYNLLGSLEEGSGDYVQAAHDLRQAVDLNPKSEEYYFDLGIEYLSHYAFRPALDVFEVADRKFPGSLREKVGLGYANYGLHQYSEAEKAFVGALEINPSAPAAVAAWNTLTSFLTPDEYQKISGRLRQLAEANPSSAEALYYCGFSIFQSGQGMGKPADLTTAEEYLERALSLKPDYAVAYLALGTIYASRNDFEKAISQFLEAVRLDPESAMIHYQLGQAYRKTGKLKLAQQELDQYSSLAQQQQSQMAHYQTEIKKFIVSETPSNHK
- a CDS encoding ROK family protein: MKRVDLLCVLEAIYSQRDTSRKGLAEKIGFAPSYIGTLVAELRRRGLVQEGGRFPSRAGRRRVLLHVVPDLAHVAGIRIGRANTRVVVTDLSGKVLYHKKLPTESWKGEQHVFDLINRELDVALEADSLVKGIGIGISGVIDRHTGNVLFWPKVRGWANVPLKRRIQAKYGLPVVVEDSVRTMALAERKFGRAKGLSNFVFVVVSMGIGAAIYIHDQIYLGSADLAGEFGHTTIDERGELCSCGNRGCLEVYASGGAIINRIRNGLQQGVHSILAGAVGPQPDQLSIEAIVEAARSRDQFAHTVLWEAGSHLGTGVATIVNLLNPEAIILGGEVPRAAKALILKPLFASLRSRTFHRSVRNLTVTLSRLGGESGAVGAAVMVAGKLLTSLL
- a CDS encoding CRTAC1 family protein; protein product: MNRRQLLQILGVASVSCVANRRLWPQARAAFAGDAPFPQYVDVAGHAGLTARTVLHGDPSNDFLLATTGGGVALIDYDNDGWLDIFVLNSWGLHGFAEAEAPTNHLYHNNRDETFTDVTEKAGLIHHGWSQGVCVGDYDNDGYLDLFVTQYGKNLLYHNNQDGTFTEVTSHSGLAASPDAWNSGAAFLDYDRDGHLDLFVSHYVDYQYGLALYGSNPNLEETQSPVLYGVAGLKGTFNTLYHNNGDGTFTDVSAKAGILKARPTYGFTPLVADFDNDGWPDIYVANDSTPSLLFKNNHDGTFSEMGLLAGVAYNSNGHTQAGMGVDAGDYDCDGRLDIVKTNFSDEPPALFHNDGQGYFTDVTVQAGLAGAVKDVKWGTAFFDFDNDGFQDIVIVTGPIYPPGVNNHHPMDPESGRSLLFRNLRSGRFEDISAESGVAFTGSRCGRGLAVGDLFHTGQLDLVVNNINDRPSLLRNQRPTSNSWMLIRLVGAKTNKSAIGSRVIVSTGALRSMQEVRSGGSFCSQNDLRLHFGLGPNVRSARVEVRWLSGNTQVLEGVPANHLVTIEEGRGIVARESW